The Chitinispirillales bacterium region CACAATATTACAATTTTTCTAGGAGGTTCGTTATGAACAAAAACAAAAAGAGAACAGGAGTTCTCAACACCACAAAAGCGGCGACGCTTACCGCAATCTTAGGCTTATGCCTGACAACTGCCTCGTGGGCGGCACAAAAAACCGTAAGTATTACCGGTTTGCCAGCAGCCACCGCAACGGCGCTGCAAACGGCTTTCGGTACTCCGGTATCCGGCGACACTGTTACGGTTACGGGAACTTTTAATCCTACGACAGCGCAAAGCATCACTATTCCCGCAGGCGTTTATGTTATCTGGAAGGCGAGTATTTCTACCGCTACACAAAGTATTCAAATGTTCACCGTAAACGGCGATGGAACATTTGAACTGGCAGACGGCGGAATCATTTCATATAATCGTAATGATACTTATTACCCATTAATTGTAAACGGAAACGTAAAACTTATACTTAACGGCGGTACTTTGTATAGTCAAAGAAATGATGCTAATTACATGTTGATGACAACCGCAACTAACGCAATAGTTGTTAATAGCGGTAATTACACCGGAGATTATCGCAGGGTATCAATAGGCGCCTGCAAAAGTTTTGAAATAAACGGCGGAAGTATTTACGGTATTGGCAGTAATACCACTGCCGGCTGTGTTTATAACTTTAACGGCGGAACTGTTGGAACAAGTATTATATATATTTACAGCAGCGGCGGTGTTTATAATATAAACGGTGGAACCATTTATGGCTTTTATAGTCAATCCAGCGACAATGTCACCATAAACATAAACGGCGGAACTGTTACAAGCGGTGTTAATTTCAACAACATCGCGACCAACAAAGTTATTGTAAAGGGCGGGGTAACGGGAGCGATATCATCGTTAGAATCCGTTGACATTCAAGGCGGCAGAGTAACGGGAACGGTAAGTTCTTCCAAAGACATAAGCGTAAGCGGCAATGCCGAGATTGACGGTGTACCGTCGGCAGGCGCCGGAGCCCTTATGGCAGACGGCAACGTAAACATTAAAGACAAAGCAACGGTATTTGTCAACTCGGGCAATGCAATTAGCGTAACCGGACAAAAAAGCAAGGTAACGCTTGAAGGCAATTGCAGCGTAAGCGGCGGCGGTTCTGCTTCAGGAATTTCCGGCAACGGCTCAGACGTGGCGGTAGAGGTAAAAGGGCAGGCAAAAATGGACTTTACCAGTGGCAGTGCAATATTTCTTTCTGGAACAAACTCTAAAGTAACGGTCAGCGGCGGCGAAATAAAAACGACTTCCGGCACGGCGATCTATACTCACGGCGACAAAAGCGTGGTAACGGTCAGCGGCGGAAGAGTCGAGGCGACAACGGGCTTGGCTATTTCTAATACGGGTAACGGCAGTTCGTCTAATATTACCGGTGGTACGGTTTTTGCTTACGGAAGCCAGATAAGAGGCTTGCGTAACGTTATAGACAGCCCGAATTTCACCGAACCTACGGGCACAGGCACGGTAATCGCCTTTGACGCGGAAAAGAGCGCGCGCTCATATTTGCGCGGCGACGCACTCGACATAGTTAAACTTCCTCTTACTGCGGCTGCTTCATGGGATAAGGGCGATCATTCGGACGGTATAGACTATGCCAACGGAGCGAATACAGGCTTTATAGAAGTTCCCGAAGTGGCGGTAAACAAACGCGCGGCTGCTATGGCTAATCTGACCTTTGCCATCCCCGCAGGAAAAGTATATAACGGCACTGCTCAGGGAATCGGAAACGTAACCGGAGCGTCTGGCGTAGGCACGATTACCGTTAAATATAACGGAGTAACAAGCACGCCCGTCAACGCAGGAAGTTATCTGGTCAGCGCGGACGTTGCGGAGGGAGATTACTACGGCTCGGCAATGGGTGTCGCACTTGGAACTTATGTTATAGGTAAGGCAAACGGCGTTGCGGTTGCGGCTCCTTCGGCAGAAAACAGAACGCAGACAAGCGTAAAAATCAATCCGGTATTGACTCCGATAAGCGGACAGTCTATCGAGTATTCGTATAGCACGATAGAAACGGCTCCCGCAGAAGGTTGGCAGACGGGTTTGACATTCGGCGACTTGTCGCAAAACACCATTTACTACTTCTTTGCCCGTTCTCAGGAGAATGGCAACTATAAGACTGGAACAGCGTCATCGACGGCGATAAGAACGCTTGACGACGGCGGTTACGGCGGACCTACCTTTGCGGTAAGCGTAAACAGCGGTACTGCAAACAAGACTGTTGCGGCACAGGGCGACGCAGTAGCAATTACGGCGGCGACCGCTCCGGCAGGCAAGGTGTTTGACAAATGGACAAGCAATGACGGTGTGATATTTGCCAATGCAACTTCGGCAAGCACAACCTTTGCAATGCTTGCAAAAGCGGTAACGGTAACGGCAACGTTTAAGAATCTTCCGGTAAACGAATACGTGATAACCGTTCAAAACGACGGCACAGGCACGGCAAACACCAGTGCCAATTCGGCAGCGGCAGGCACGACGATAACACTTACTGCGACAGCGGGCGCCGGATATGTATTTGACGCTTGGGAAGTTGTAAACGGTGGAATAACGCTTGACAATGCGTCGGCGATTATGACGGCGTTTAATATGCCTGCAAATGCGGTAACGGTGAAGGCGACGTTCAAGAGCGACGGCAAAACATCAATCTTTAAGAATGCCGACAAAGGCGACGCTAACAGCGGTATCAAAGCACTTCAGGGCGGTATAGTATCGAATATTGTGTCGCAGACGGCGGATAT contains the following coding sequences:
- a CDS encoding MBG domain-containing protein, with product MNKNKKRTGVLNTTKAATLTAILGLCLTTASWAAQKTVSITGLPAATATALQTAFGTPVSGDTVTVTGTFNPTTAQSITIPAGVYVIWKASISTATQSIQMFTVNGDGTFELADGGIISYNRNDTYYPLIVNGNVKLILNGGTLYSQRNDANYMLMTTATNAIVVNSGNYTGDYRRVSIGACKSFEINGGSIYGIGSNTTAGCVYNFNGGTVGTSIIYIYSSGGVYNINGGTIYGFYSQSSDNVTININGGTVTSGVNFNNIATNKVIVKGGVTGAISSLESVDIQGGRVTGTVSSSKDISVSGNAEIDGVPSAGAGALMADGNVNIKDKATVFVNSGNAISVTGQKSKVTLEGNCSVSGGGSASGISGNGSDVAVEVKGQAKMDFTSGSAIFLSGTNSKVTVSGGEIKTTSGTAIYTHGDKSVVTVSGGRVEATTGLAISNTGNGSSSNITGGTVFAYGSQIRGLRNVIDSPNFTEPTGTGTVIAFDAEKSARSYLRGDALDIVKLPLTAAASWDKGDHSDGIDYANGANTGFIEVPEVAVNKRAAAMANLTFAIPAGKVYNGTAQGIGNVTGASGVGTITVKYNGVTSTPVNAGSYLVSADVAEGDYYGSAMGVALGTYVIGKANGVAVAAPSAENRTQTSVKINPVLTPISGQSIEYSYSTIETAPAEGWQTGLTFGDLSQNTIYYFFARSQENGNYKTGTASSTAIRTLDDGGYGGPTFAVSVNSGTANKTVAAQGDAVAITAATAPAGKVFDKWTSNDGVIFANATSASTTFAMLAKAVTVTATFKNLPVNEYVITVQNDGTGTANTSANSAAAGTTITLTATAGAGYVFDAWEVVNGGITLDNASAIMTAFNMPANAVTVKATFKSDGKTSIFKNADKGDANSGIKALQGGIVSNIVSQTADISVTLPNGERVSEVKVVVYDNIGNVVFERSEHGNSVTWNLTNNAGRNVANGSYLVVAEAKNVKGVAKMYSKKLGVKR